The following coding sequences are from one Zalophus californianus isolate mZalCal1 chromosome 15, mZalCal1.pri.v2, whole genome shotgun sequence window:
- the LOC113923885 gene encoding neuropeptide Y receptor type 4-2, with translation MNISHFLALVLPGSPQGQNRSKSRSIPYNFSDHCQDSVDLMVFIVTSYSIETIVGVLGNLCLIFVTTRQKEKANVTNLLIANLAFSDFLMCLICQPLTAIYTLMDYWVFGEALCKMSAFIQCMSVTVSILSLVLVALERHQLIINPTGWKPSVSQAYLGIVVIWLIACFLSLPFLVNSVLEKVFHRNHSKAVEFLADKVVCTESWPLHHYRIVYTTSLLLFQYCVPLAFILVCYVRIYRHLRKRKQVFRKGTYSSRAWQMKRINAILVAMVGAFAVLWLPLHVFNSLEDWYHEAISICYGNLIFLVCHLLAMASTCINPFIYGFLNTNFKKEVKTLVLTCQQSAHVEESEHLPLSTVHTEVSKGSLRLSGRSNPI, from the coding sequence ATGAACATCTCGCACTTCCTGGCCTTGGTGCTCCCAGGATCCCCTCAGGGTCAAAACAGGAGCAAGTCAAGAAGCATCCCGTACAACTTCTCGGACCACTGCCAAGATTCTGTAGACCTGATGGTCTTCATTGTCACCTCTTATAGCATCGAGACTATTGTGGGGGTCCTGGGCAACCTCTGCCTCATATTCGTGACCActaggcagaaggagaaggccAATGTGACCAACCTGCTCATTGCCAACCTGGCTTTCTCTGACTTCCTCATGTGCCTCATCTGCCAGCCGCTCACAGCCATTTACACCCTTATGGACTACTGGGTCTTTGGGGAGGCCCTTTGCAAGATGTCTGCCTTCATCCAGTGTATGTCGGTGACAGTCTCCATCCTTTCGCTTGTCCTTGTGGCCCTGGAGAGGCATCAGCTCATCATCAACCCGACAGGCTGGAAGCCCAGTGTCTCCCAGGCCTACCTGGGGATTGTGGTCATCTGGCTCAttgcctgcttcctctccctgcccttcctggtCAACAGTGTCCTAGAGAAAGTCTTTCACAGGAACCACTCCAAGGCTGTGGAGTTTCTGGCAGATAAGGTGGTCTGTACTGAGTCATGGCCGCTGCACCACTACCGCATCGTCTACACCACCTCCCTGCTGCTCTTCCAGTACTGCGTGCCGTTGGCCTTCATCCTGGTCTGCTACGTGCGCATCTACCGGCATCTGCGGAAGCGGAAGCAGGTGTTCCGAAAGGGCACCTACAGCTCAAGGGCGTGGCAGATGAAGCGGATCAATGCGATCCTTGTGGCCATGGTGGGTGCCTTCGCTGTGCTCTGGCTGCCCCTGCATGTGTTCAACAGCCTCGAGGACTGGTACCATGAGGCCATCTCCATCTGTTATGGCAACCTCATCTTCTTGGTGTGCCACCTGCTTGCCATGGCCTCTACCTGTATCAACCCTTTCATCTATGGCTTTCTCAACACCAACTTCAAGAAGGAGGTCAAGACCCTGGTGCTGACATGTCAGCAGAGTGCCCATGTGGAAGAGTCCGAGCATCTGCCCCTGTCCACAGTGCACACGGAGGTCTCCAAAGGGTCTCTGAGGCTCAGCGGCAGGTCTAACCCCATTTAG